The following DNA comes from Acidimicrobiia bacterium.
CTGCGAGTGTCCCTGAGATTCTCTTCGAACGATGCTACGCGATCCGGCCACCTGGTTGATCGCTGACCGACGGATGGCCGACCTCGAGCGAGCGCACGCAGGTGAGTGGTTGGGTACCTTGAATGAGGTGGCAATCAGTCTTGTGATTGCGCCCAAGACCGCGTCCATGCGCCCCCGGCGCGTCGGGCGGGAGAACGACAGGGAATGCGGCGGGGAGCGGCGTGCCCTGACGTTGGCCCGGAGGCCATGGCCAATACTGGTAGCGTTTTCGGTGATGCGAGGAAGCTCCACGCAAATCACCAAACAGGGGACGGACGCCGAGTCGGACTTGGCACGCCGTCGGGATGTGCAGCGAGGCACCAACTTCTGCCGGGCGGTGAAAGCCGCTCTCTGGGTGAGGCAGCTAGACGAAACAATGCTGCGTGGATCGCGGAAGGAGACCTTCCCGAGGGATGCAACCTGGAGTGCACGGCGGGCCACGGTTGCAGAATCCTCAACCCCGACATCCGAAAAGAGTCTGTTCGGAGTAGTCGGTTGTACAAGTTGGCTTTCCCGGGCACCAATCTCGGCGGTGCCGACAGAGATGGCGGCACGTACACGTCACCCGCCTTCCGTAACGGCGTCGTTCGATGCGATGCCGTTCTGGACCGAGAGCCGCCCGGGGCTGAGGGTCCGAGCGGAGTGGGCGCTCGATGCCGGATTGGCCGCCCCGTGACGGCCACAGCGTTCCAACGGCTCCAAGGACTGGCTGCCAGCCGGCCCGGCGCAACTGCGATAACTGCCGGCTCGACGCCGGGGCAGACCATGACCTTTCGAGATCTGGCCGCCACCACCGATAGAATGCGGGACGGGCTCTTTGGTGCCGGAGTGCGAGATGGCGATGCGGTCGTGCTGGTCATGGACCGGTCAGCGCAAGCCATCTCTGCATTGCTAGCCATCATGGCATCAGGCATGCGGCCCCTCGCCTTGGACGCCGCGTTCGCCGCTGGGACCGCGGACCTCCTCGGAGGAGCCGCCGGGCCGCTCAGGCCCCAGTTAGCGATCGTCCCAGACACTTCGTCCGAGCCAGCCGACCCGGGCCATGTGCGGTACTCGCAGCTGTCAGCAGGATCGAGGGGCCGCGCCCCGGAGGCCGGCGGCGAGACGATCCTGTACCAACTCACTAGCGGCTCGACGGGCCCTCCGCGTGTGGCCATAATCCCCGAGGGAGCTCTGGTGCGCGGCGGCGACCTGTACGCGTCCGCCATCCGAGCGGAGCCGCACGATCAGATCGCCGTCGCGGTGCCTCTCGCCCACTCCTACGGGTTGGTCGGTTCGCTTTTTACGATGCTCGCGACCGGTGCAGGCATTGTGATTGTCGACGAACCAGGCCCAAGCGCTCTGCTTAGAGCAATCGACGACCTTGGCGCCACGGTGCTCTTCGCGGCGCCGATGCTGTATCAGTTACTCGCTGCCACTGGGGAGCGGTCGCGGCCCGGCCTGCGAGCGGCCGTGTCGTCTGGGGCGACCATGTCCGAAGACGTTGCCGCAGGCGCTCGAGCGAGCCTGGGGACACCGGTGGTCCAGCTGTACGGCACGACGGAGACCGGGTTGATTGCATGCCAGCCGCTCGACTCAGCCGTGGGGCGCGACGTGGGGCCGCCCGCGCCTGGCGTCGAGATCGAGCTGGTTACCGACCACCAAACCGGACGCCGACTCCACGTCCGCACGTCGACGATGTTCCGCGGCTATGTGGGCTACGACCGAGCGGCCGCCCGGTTGCGGCTGGATGGCTTCTATGACACCGGGGACCGGGTACTCGTGGAGCCTTCTGGTTCCCTCGTGGTCCTGCCGCGCCAGGACACCTTCATCAATGTGTCCGGAAACAAGGTCAATAGGGCCCGCATCGAGGAGGTGTTGCGCTCCCAACCTGGCGTAGCGGACGCAATCGCATACGCCGTTCCGGCACCGTTCGGGGCCGGGCAGCAGGCATGGGCCGCGGTCGAACTGATCGACCCAGCGTGTGCCGATGAAGCGCTCCTTACAGCCGGGTGCCGCGATCGCCTCGCCGCCTTTGAGGTGCCCACAGCGATCTGGATACTCCCGAGCCTGCCCCGCACCTACACGGGAAAGGTCGACGTGAACCGTCTGCCCGCGCCCGGCGCGAGCCAGATCACATCCGAGCCGCTGGGGAAGTCGCCGTGAGCAAGGGCCGCATCTCCCTCGCCGACCCGGACGTGGGGAAAGCCGAAGCGCGGGCCGTGTACAAAGTGGTCTCGTCCGGGTGGATCTCGGCAGGCCGAATCACTGCGGGAATGGAAGAGGATCTGGCCTTGAAGATCGGGGCCCCCGGAGTCGTGCTGGTCAGCAGTGGCACCGCAGCTCTCCACCTGGCGCTACTCGTCGCCGGTGTCGGGCCGGGCGACGAGGTCCTGGTGCCGTCGATGTCGTTTGTCGCCAGCGCGTCCACGGTCGTGATGGTCGGAGCGACCCCCCGGTTCGTCGACGTGGCAGGCCTCGCCGAGCCGAACCTCGATCCGACGGCGGTGGCCGAGGCCATCACCGAGCGCACCAGGGCGGTTCTCGTCACGCATCTCGCCGGGTTCCCGGCCCGGGTCGACGCCCTGCGCAACATCACCGACGAGGCCGGCGTCGAATTGATAGAGGATTGCGCACATGCGCCGCTCGTGTCCTACGGCGGCCGCCAACTCGGCACGTTCGGGCGCCTCGGCGTACTCAGCTTCCACACGACAAAGTCAATCAGCATGGGAGAGGGGGGAGCGATCGTGTGTCGAGACACCAGCGACGCTGACCATGCCCGTCTGCTGCGAAACCACGGCCTCCAGCGCGATGACGCCACTTTCGCATACGACGTCGCAACCCTGGGCTTCAACTACAGGCCCAGCGAGGTCGCCGCTGCCGTCGGCAGGGTCCAGCTGGACCGGCTTGCCGACGACCGGGACCACCGCAGAGAGTTACGCACGCTCTACGAGTCGCGTCTCGGCGTCCTTCCAGGAGTCAACCTGCCCTTCGCCGGCTGGCAGGGCGACTCCGCCCACCATCTGCTCCCAGTAGTCCTACCACCCTACGTGGACCGCGATGCCGTCCGTCGCCATCTCCTAGCCGTCGGCATAGAGAGTGGTGTTCATTACCCACCGATCCACGAATTAACCCAATACCGGCAGGCTCCTCAGGAACCACTCGCCGCCACGGTGGCGTACGGCAGGCAGCACCTCACCCTACCCCTCCATCGCCGGGTGACACGTTCCGACGTGGCCACCGTCGCTGACGCCCTCGGTGTCGCCCTGAAGCTTGAGTCCGGTGGCCGCGAAGCCCCGGTGCGGGGTCCAGCGGTATGATTTGCCAGAACACCACGCAGGCAGGTGCCAATGTCCGGGCCAATCGAGGTTACGTCAAGAGAAGGAGTCCGCTCGGAGTTGGGGGAACGCGGCTTCGCCTTCGTGGACGCCGCCCGCTACCACGTGCCGCCGTCTCTCCAGCCATCACTCGCGGAGTTGGCGGGTGCCTTCGACCGGCTTGAGCCGGACGCCTATCTCCGCGACGGTGCTCGCTTCCGGCAGCGCCGGTACGGGCGCTTCTTGCTGGGTCACGAGGGGTGGCTGCAAGACCTCCCGACTGCCCCCTACTTCCAAACAGCCGAGCACAACTCGTACGCTGGGGGCATCCCGCGCCGGATCGCCGATCTCGAACCAGCGACGAGACGCAACGAAATGCTCGCCCGCTTGATCCGCTTCGACGCATCGGTCTTCGAGACCCAGATCCAAGGGCCATTCGATCACTGGCGGGTTGAGGTGCACCTGTTTCGGGTCTGGGCCCGCTGGGACGAGCCGGGCCTGCCCACGCCCGAAGGCGTGCATCGCGACGGGAACGACTTCTTCGCCGTGCACCTCCTGCGTCGGGAAGCGGTGCGGGGCGGCGAGACGACCGTCTACGACCCCAGCTCACACCCTCTCCGGACACGGACCCTTCGCGAGCCTCTCGACACGCTCCTGGTCAACGACCGCGAGGTGCTGCACGGCGTGAGCCCAATCGTCCCAGCGGACGACCGGAAGCCCGGCCACCGCGACGTTGCGGTCATCGACTTCTTTGTGATCCGGGACCCACGCCGACTTCGATCGGGACTGGCAACCGATCCGACGGCACAGGTACCCACGAGTCATGCGCAGTGAGAGGACTGCGCGACGACCAAGGGGGCGCAAGTGCCAACTCCTCGCCTGACGCGCTCGTGGTCGGCCTCGGATACGCGGGGCTCGCCTTCACGGCGGCGCTCCTCGACGCAGGCCTCAGAGTCGCGGGGCTGGATATCGACGCTGAGCTTGTCGGCCGGCTCCAGGAGGGCAGGGAAGGACACGAGCCTGGCGTGTCCCGAGCGCTTGAGAGCGGAAGGGGGCGGCTTGCCCTGGACACCTCTCTCCCGGACAGTCCGCCGCCCGTGGTCGTCGTTTGCGTCGGGACCCCTTTTGACCGCGCCCGCGGTGTGCCCGACCTCTCCGACCTCCACTCGGCAATAGACGTGCTCGCACCGAGGCTAACGCCGGAGCACCTGGTGGTACTGCGGTCGACGCTACCTATCGGCGGATCCGACGCCATCGGAGGTCGACTCGAGGCCGCGGCTGGCGTTGCGCCGCTCCTGGCCTACTGCCCTGATCGAAGCATTCAGGGAACCGCCGTCGCCGAGATCCGGAACCTGCCGCAAGTAATCGGTGGTTCCTCTCCGGCCGCCGTAACCGCCGCGACACGCTTTTTCGCGCGACTGACCCCGTCAGTGTTGCCGATGTCCTCGCTTCGTGCTGCCGAGTTCGTCAAGCTCGCCAACAACAGCCACACCGACGTCCTCTACGCGTTCGGGAACGAGATGGCCTTCGCCGCAGAGGGTCTCGGCCTGGACGTGGGCGAGATCCTGAACGCAACCAACCGCGACTACCCGCGACCCGACCTGGCTGGCCCGGGATGGGTGGGAGGAAGCTGTCTCACGAAGGATCCCCTCGCCTTCGGCTGGAGCGCCCAGGAGGCGGGGGTGCAGCTGACGCTGGTCCCTACGGCGCGAGCAATCAACGAGCAGCTCGCAACTAGGGCGGCCGACTTCGTCACGAGCCGGTTGGGCAACCTGAACCGCGGCGGCACCGTGCTTCTCGCCGGAGTCGCCTACAAGGGCCGGCCCGAGACCGATGACACTCGCGGGGGTGCCGCCGCGGCCATCAAGGCCGTGATGGCCGACGCCCCGTGGTCCTTCCTGGGTCACGACTTCGTCGTTCCGCCGCTGCGGCTCCAAGCGCTTGGCCTTGTACCCGTCCCGCTTGAGGAAGGCGTCGCCAAGGCGGACGCCGTCATCTTCTGTAACGACCACCCACGCTACGCGGAACGACTTGACGTCCGCGA
Coding sequences within:
- a CDS encoding class I adenylate-forming enzyme family protein; this encodes MANTGSVFGDARKLHANHQTGDGRRVGLGTPSGCAARHQLLPGGESRSLGEAARRNNAAWIAEGDLPEGCNLECTAGHGCRILNPDIRKESVRSSRLYKLAFPGTNLGGADRDGGTYTSPAFRNGVVRCDAVLDREPPGAEGPSGVGARCRIGRPVTATAFQRLQGLAASRPGATAITAGSTPGQTMTFRDLAATTDRMRDGLFGAGVRDGDAVVLVMDRSAQAISALLAIMASGMRPLALDAAFAAGTADLLGGAAGPLRPQLAIVPDTSSEPADPGHVRYSQLSAGSRGRAPEAGGETILYQLTSGSTGPPRVAIIPEGALVRGGDLYASAIRAEPHDQIAVAVPLAHSYGLVGSLFTMLATGAGIVIVDEPGPSALLRAIDDLGATVLFAAPMLYQLLAATGERSRPGLRAAVSSGATMSEDVAAGARASLGTPVVQLYGTTETGLIACQPLDSAVGRDVGPPAPGVEIELVTDHQTGRRLHVRTSTMFRGYVGYDRAAARLRLDGFYDTGDRVLVEPSGSLVVLPRQDTFINVSGNKVNRARIEEVLRSQPGVADAIAYAVPAPFGAGQQAWAAVELIDPACADEALLTAGCRDRLAAFEVPTAIWILPSLPRTYTGKVDVNRLPAPGASQITSEPLGKSP
- a CDS encoding DegT/DnrJ/EryC1/StrS family aminotransferase — its product is MSKGRISLADPDVGKAEARAVYKVVSSGWISAGRITAGMEEDLALKIGAPGVVLVSSGTAALHLALLVAGVGPGDEVLVPSMSFVASASTVVMVGATPRFVDVAGLAEPNLDPTAVAEAITERTRAVLVTHLAGFPARVDALRNITDEAGVELIEDCAHAPLVSYGGRQLGTFGRLGVLSFHTTKSISMGEGGAIVCRDTSDADHARLLRNHGLQRDDATFAYDVATLGFNYRPSEVAAAVGRVQLDRLADDRDHRRELRTLYESRLGVLPGVNLPFAGWQGDSAHHLLPVVLPPYVDRDAVRRHLLAVGIESGVHYPPIHELTQYRQAPQEPLAATVAYGRQHLTLPLHRRVTRSDVATVADALGVALKLESGGREAPVRGPAV
- a CDS encoding 2OG-Fe dioxygenase family protein translates to MSGPIEVTSREGVRSELGERGFAFVDAARYHVPPSLQPSLAELAGAFDRLEPDAYLRDGARFRQRRYGRFLLGHEGWLQDLPTAPYFQTAEHNSYAGGIPRRIADLEPATRRNEMLARLIRFDASVFETQIQGPFDHWRVEVHLFRVWARWDEPGLPTPEGVHRDGNDFFAVHLLRREAVRGGETTVYDPSSHPLRTRTLREPLDTLLVNDREVLHGVSPIVPADDRKPGHRDVAVIDFFVIRDPRRLRSGLATDPTAQVPTSHAQ
- a CDS encoding nucleotide sugar dehydrogenase, which codes for MVGLGYAGLAFTAALLDAGLRVAGLDIDAELVGRLQEGREGHEPGVSRALESGRGRLALDTSLPDSPPPVVVVCVGTPFDRARGVPDLSDLHSAIDVLAPRLTPEHLVVLRSTLPIGGSDAIGGRLEAAAGVAPLLAYCPDRSIQGTAVAEIRNLPQVIGGSSPAAVTAATRFFARLTPSVLPMSSLRAAEFVKLANNSHTDVLYAFGNEMAFAAEGLGLDVGEILNATNRDYPRPDLAGPGWVGGSCLTKDPLAFGWSAQEAGVQLTLVPTARAINEQLATRAADFVTSRLGNLNRGGTVLLAGVAYKGRPETDDTRGGAAAAIKAVMADAPWSFLGHDFVVPPLRLQALGLVPVPLEEGVAKADAVIFCNDHPRYAERLDVRDASEWLVGKPVYDVWGVVPDGLTARLGSDYRRLGHG